From Pseudomonas hormoni:
AGACACCGTGGCTGACGTCGAAGCGTCTGGCCTCTGGCCTGGCAAAGTGGTCACCGAAATCACCCCGGCCGGACCGTTCTGGGAAGCCGAACCGGAACACCAGGACTACCTCGAACGCCTGCCCGACGGCTACACCTGTCACTTCATCCGGCCAGGCTGGAAATTGCCCGTGCGCGGGTAGTCACGAAACAGAGGCGGCTCGAATGAGCCGCCTCTGTTATTTCATGCTCGACCGCACTTTCTCCCTCATTGGTTCCCGCCACCAAGATACTCAAGCGTCTGCGCCGTACTCCACAGTGCATTGGCGATGTAGCGATAATTGATCAATGCCCAGTCAGGGCGGTATCGACATGATTCAGCCCGGGCTGCCGAAGATATCGATTGCCGAACCCAGCGTGCTGTTTTGCCCGAGCAGTTGCCGCTACCAGTTGCGCTCCAGTTCAGCCCAGGGCGCCGAGCTGGTCTGCGCCTCATTTCAGTTCGGGCGCAACTCGCTACAGCCCTTCCCTCTCGGCCTCAAGGAAACGCTGGTATTTCCCATCAGCAACCTGGAGAACATCGCCCCGGTGATCGGCTCGCTGATCGGCGAATTTCAGGATCAGGCGCCCGGCAGAACCAAGGCGCTCAACCTGCTGCTCGAATACATCTTCGTGCTGCTGGTGCGGCGTTCCGTCGTGGAGCAAAAGATTTCCGGCGGCCTGCTCTATGCCTTGCAGGACGGGCGCCTTGGCGCAGTATTCAGCCGCATTCACCAAGAGCCCGAAGCCGCCTGGACCGTCGAAAAACTGGCAACGCTGGCACACATGTCCCGCTCAAAATTTTCGGCGTACTTCACCCGGATCATGGAGGTCTCACCGATGGGCTACGTCACCGCGTGGCGAATGAAAGTCGCCCAGGACTTGCTTCGCGACGGCGTTCAAATCAAAGTCATCGCTGCGTCGGTCGGGTACAGCTCGCAAGCGTCTTTCTCCAGAACTTTCCTGAACGTGGTGGGCTCGCCCCCCGCCGAATGGCTCAAGCGTGATCCCCGTGAGGAGGTTCCCCTGGTGACGGCACACGTGCAGCAAAGCGAGTCGGACGACGCACTTTAAAATGACTTGATCTTCCAGCCCAAGAGAGCAAAAGCATGATCACTTGTTATCTGAAATACGTGCTTGATCCGTACCAGATTGAAGCGTTCGAACACTATGGAAAGTTGTGGATGCCTCTCGTTGAAAAATTCGGCGGCCAGCATCACGGCTACTTCCTGCCGTCCGAAGGCGCGAACAATATCGCCCTGGCGATGTTCAGCTTTCCAAGCCTTGCCGCGTACGAACGTTATCGGCAGGACTCCATGAAAGATCCCGAGTGCATCGCGGCGTTCAAGTTCGCTGAAGAGACAAAATGCATTCTCAGTTATGAGCGCAGTTTTTTCAGGCCCGTGTTTGGCGATCAGGCGCAACAACCCGCCTGATGTCGGTCGGCAGTGTGTAGCCCTCACCCAGGAGAAGTCGCATGGGTTCCTCTTACAAAACCGCACGATCCTGGCTGCAGTCACTGCTGTTCCTGAATATCGTCATCCCCACCGTGGCCAGTGCCGAGCCACGGCCCGAGCACATGGTCTACTTGCGTACGATTGATCCGACCATCGAGCAGGACATACGCTACGCCGGCGCCCACAACTTCACCGGTCACCCACTCGACGGGTACGCCGCCGCCGAGTGCCTGATGACGCTCGACGCCGCCAAGGCGCTCGCTCGAGTACAAACAGCGCTGCGCTCGCAGGGTTATGGTTTGAAGGTCTTCGACTGTTATCGACCGAATCGCGCTGTCGCCGATATGGGGCGCTTCGCAAACGAACCGGGCGACCCGCGCAAGGCCGAGTTCTACCCGCGCGTGGACAAGCAGGATTTCTGGCGCCTGGGGTATGTGGCGCGGGTGTCGAATCACTCCAGGGGCTCGACCGTGGACCTGACACTGACCGGACCGAAGGCCCTGCCCGCCGCAGCCTGGGCGCCTTCGGCCGCGCAGGTCGATTGCACGGCACCCTATGCTCAGCGCTGGCATGACGGTGCACTCGACATGGGCACCGGTTTCGATTGCTTCGATGAGCGGACGCATACCGCCAACCCGACCATCAACGCGACCGCGAAGGACAATCGCCAGCGGCTAAGCAGTGCGATGGAAAAAGAAGGGTTTTCCGGGTATTCGAAAGAATGGTGGCACTTCACT
This genomic window contains:
- a CDS encoding NIPSNAP family protein gives rise to the protein MITCYLKYVLDPYQIEAFEHYGKLWMPLVEKFGGQHHGYFLPSEGANNIALAMFSFPSLAAYERYRQDSMKDPECIAAFKFAEETKCILSYERSFFRPVFGDQAQQPA
- a CDS encoding M15 family metallopeptidase, whose product is MGSSYKTARSWLQSLLFLNIVIPTVASAEPRPEHMVYLRTIDPTIEQDIRYAGAHNFTGHPLDGYAAAECLMTLDAAKALARVQTALRSQGYGLKVFDCYRPNRAVADMGRFANEPGDPRKAEFYPRVDKQDFWRLGYVARVSNHSRGSTVDLTLTGPKALPAAAWAPSAAQVDCTAPYAQRWHDGALDMGTGFDCFDERTHTANPTINATAKDNRQRLSSAMEKEGFSGYSKEWWHFTYAGASTPNEVMDFPITPLSASEALDASHQLIVVTSKNWDDIQGTAQRYERDGKTFRKSGNPFAVVVGKNGMAWGKGLSSAEPDDGPVKREGDGKAPAGVFKLGTAFGYDNTAETKLPYLALTPTIECVDDSHSARYNQLVDGSKIAKDWNSAERMRSEEGYRKGIVIEHNTPASPASGSCIFFHIWRSPSSPTAGCTAMDQTDISRLFDWLDPRQSPLLVQMPEAQYEHLRERWNLPER